Proteins encoded together in one Anaerotignum propionicum DSM 1682 window:
- a CDS encoding type II secretion system protein: MIDKFSKREKKGYTLIEMLVAVGILIVICAIAIPAVAGLRRSLEITKYDDVARQIYLVSQNKLTTMKTVGTLNTFCENIVKDEDYSERKLGFIGKEPQDFDGETDDWKKLYYFTDTDTVFIDYIIGNDSILNASLETGGHYLVELNPETGDVYGVFYGEEMFTYDDIMALASRGKSDRKEKMIGYYGGISELSQGIGLPDKFEPAVKVVNKEDLYLDIECSGMRKLIKNPENILLSVTITDERFRPDDTSNHSFTIELKGGRDFWISNDKAKVQVLLDSVRGGMESFQNITRGKLTPGDNITATVTITYAREGLTVTGSAVAPVTNSLFASKDVDENLAVSSVRHLNNLRSSNYSATGKDGLIITQTGAIDYDYSKWPAGSMISSYDIKRIHRIQIPLLPLQTHHYLIE; the protein is encoded by the coding sequence ATGATTGATAAGTTTTCAAAAAGAGAAAAAAAAGGCTACACCCTTATAGAAATGCTGGTTGCAGTCGGAATCCTGATTGTCATTTGCGCCATTGCCATACCTGCGGTAGCCGGCCTTAGAAGAAGCCTTGAGATAACCAAGTATGATGATGTTGCAAGGCAGATTTATTTGGTTTCACAAAACAAGCTTACAACCATGAAAACTGTTGGAACATTAAATACGTTTTGTGAAAACATTGTGAAGGATGAAGATTATTCTGAAAGAAAATTAGGATTTATAGGTAAAGAACCTCAAGATTTCGATGGAGAAACAGATGATTGGAAAAAACTTTATTATTTTACGGATACGGATACTGTTTTTATTGATTATATAATAGGTAATGATTCCATTTTAAATGCTTCCTTAGAAACGGGAGGGCATTATTTGGTAGAGTTAAATCCTGAAACAGGAGATGTTTACGGCGTTTTTTATGGAGAAGAAATGTTTACATATGATGATATAATGGCACTTGCTTCAAGAGGTAAAAGCGATCGAAAAGAAAAAATGATTGGTTATTATGGTGGGATTTCAGAACTTTCCCAAGGTATTGGTCTGCCGGATAAGTTTGAACCCGCTGTAAAAGTGGTAAATAAAGAAGATTTATATTTGGATATTGAATGCAGTGGCATGAGAAAGCTGATTAAAAATCCCGAGAATATCCTTTTGTCTGTGACCATTACAGATGAGAGGTTTCGACCTGATGATACATCAAACCATTCCTTTACCATTGAATTGAAAGGTGGTAGAGATTTTTGGATTAGCAATGATAAGGCAAAAGTTCAAGTTCTTTTGGATAGTGTTCGTGGAGGCATGGAAAGCTTTCAAAATATTACACGGGGGAAACTGACACCAGGTGATAATATAACTGCAACAGTGACGATAACCTATGCCAGAGAAGGTCTTACTGTTACCGGAAGTGCAGTGGCGCCCGTTACAAACAGCCTTTTTGCATCAAAAGATGTGGATGAAAATTTGGCTGTTTCCAGTGTCCGCCATTTAAACAATTTAAGATCATCAAACTATTCTGCCACAGGTAAAGATGGACTTATTATTACCCAGACAGGTGCAATTGACTATGATTATAGCAAATGGCCTGCCGGTTCCATGATTAGCAGTTATGATATAAAAAGAATCCACCGTATTCAGATACCTTTGCTCCCATTGCAAACCCATCATTATTTGATAGAATAA
- a CDS encoding peptidase U32 family protein: MNKPELLAPAGDLEKLKIAVLYGADAVYIGGEAYGLRAKAKNFGLDTMAEGIRFAHDHGAKVYITANIFAHNADFEGMAEYFKAVEKIGADALIISDLGVFSVAKEAVPNMEIHVSTQANNTNYMSASMWYKLGAKRVVIARELSFPEVKQIRENIPEDMDIEAFVHGAMCISYSGRCLLSNYLSGRDANKGACSHPCRWKYHLVEETRPGEYMPIEENERGTYIYNSKDLCMIEHIPDILESGIMSLKIEGRMKTPFYVGTVVKAYRQAIDDYMTSPDLYREKLPQYLEEVSKASHRDYTEGFYYEKPDGNQQIYNSNTYIRGFDFVGMVQEDSNSETGIAIVEQRNKFSVGDTIEVMPAKGNAFTMKVSKMWDEKGNAVESAPHPQQILQILFEKPVKKFDMLRKNVLDAK; this comes from the coding sequence TTGAATAAGCCGGAGCTTTTGGCTCCTGCAGGTGATTTGGAGAAACTGAAAATAGCGGTGCTTTATGGTGCCGATGCAGTATATATTGGTGGTGAGGCTTACGGTTTGCGGGCTAAAGCGAAAAATTTCGGTTTGGATACCATGGCTGAAGGCATTCGTTTTGCTCACGACCACGGAGCAAAGGTTTATATCACAGCGAATATTTTTGCCCATAATGCGGATTTTGAAGGCATGGCAGAGTATTTTAAGGCGGTAGAAAAAATTGGTGCGGATGCGCTGATTATTTCAGATTTGGGTGTATTTTCCGTGGCTAAGGAAGCGGTACCTAATATGGAGATTCACGTTTCTACCCAAGCAAATAACACCAATTATATGAGCGCCAGCATGTGGTATAAGCTTGGGGCAAAGCGTGTTGTCATTGCCAGAGAGCTTTCCTTTCCGGAAGTAAAGCAAATTCGGGAAAACATTCCTGAGGATATGGATATTGAGGCCTTTGTGCATGGGGCAATGTGCATTTCTTATTCGGGGCGGTGCTTACTGAGCAATTATCTAAGCGGCAGAGATGCAAATAAGGGAGCTTGTTCTCATCCTTGCAGATGGAAATACCATTTGGTGGAAGAAACCAGACCTGGTGAATATATGCCTATAGAGGAAAATGAAAGAGGGACATATATTTATAATTCCAAGGATCTTTGCATGATTGAACATATCCCCGATATTCTAGAATCAGGAATTATGAGCCTGAAAATCGAAGGCCGTATGAAGACACCTTTTTATGTAGGAACAGTGGTAAAGGCATATCGTCAGGCCATTGATGATTATATGACTTCACCTGATTTATATCGAGAAAAACTGCCTCAGTATTTGGAAGAAGTTTCCAAGGCGAGTCATAGAGACTACACCGAAGGCTTCTATTATGAAAAGCCTGATGGGAATCAACAGATTTACAATAGTAATACGTATATTCGTGGTTTTGACTTTGTTGGTATGGTTCAAGAGGACAGCAACTCTGAAACAGGAATTGCCATTGTGGAACAGCGTAATAAATTCTCTGTTGGAGATACCATTGAGGTTATGCCTGCAAAGGGAAATGCATTTACAATGAAAGTTTCTAAGATGTGGGATGAAAAAGGAAATGCGGTGGAATCTGCGCCACACCCTCAGCAAATTTTACAAATTTTGTTTGAAAAACCAGTAAAAAAATTCGACATGTTGCGCAAAAATGTGTTGGATGCTAAATAA
- a CDS encoding GLUG motif-containing protein → MNMKLVDFSVSGSAYVGALAGQMQGGSITNCGVYLTTRDEYNRPLTDMGDRVARYRVSGTDYVGGLVGRISGATITKASFAAMNVAGNAYVGGFCGEYSNGQIFNSYASGKVNATGSYAGGFAGRTANTSMNSCYSTSDVTAQWYAGGLVGSAANGTISDCSAYGLVQRGDSLIDKATSGGFAGTSTATFRNCKFLRQANYNYDYTISFADVLPKGFPDLKVSGNLDSNCYPYSDALVGNPIPFVMVHREDGTILPHYGDWPAELKLQTSLVYYERYANADAEGSYYGYYAETSLMAEGDSFDTGGINSWKLNTLRQEPCVEDGYAIMTIYSLTKFNYCLNLKDNATADEKTAATKVVNITDTQSAGTAKRITDKVSLQFSNTADGARYTISNAKVFRLPFALQMTDRNTAARFYDRLTITGYIDEKAVFENYTFFYCPDFAKNAINPDISTTAAAVPKNPTGESRPISVRSPRHINALARAAYYWNTTKWTDSRDTRYYYRQENDIDFGTYTKTYCGISYNLMDTASGNAYRNRPIGRPNSQAFTDPTGATYTPSNFRNVYDGQGYEIIDYRCVTTNEDRYQFTGLFGEVQGASLKNIVMVASDPENKSGYVISEYNDGSHHPGVGALAGLVYVGKKDSDDNEQYRNDDTYSYASVKNCSVTGYTVSYAPKSNAKLPCAVGGLVGYNFGRIENSSAVSKLVTADRSSNVARFIGGLVGSINGRGTITNCYSGGIVSASDSSSSNTYLAGICAGFDNIYGIYDNQATSRNMVITNVYSYCTWDNDKYPIRGVPYAVINKQDKLKLYNGYYLTNTVGTGVTLNGTVAGGDFSVYKLNYSQLCALSIPASKDSATGVDARGSGRATSGNTYPWSSSLDSVAYSYPALVINPREKTTTYVHYGDWYYESTKKDSGYLTYYELYSDGTFATSYINEKNALAYVGSFDTTNSKTIESAGYGILRLLEDAGTFKANGQTLQLGSILKNNIAVGRGIYNLFSLNDESLGLLNPENNLISKELQFGYDETEDSMRTPRTRTIHVNGAFADTLSTSALQASPEAPLKVRTAQQLQNMTSASSGWNIKLDHDVVAGVNTGGIHNAGYTFDGGYISGGNARVFNGYKTGSNGNRIFGLTKPLFDIIAINGDVKNLALVGINMSSSTDGLAAVAKTNNGDIQNCLATGTITTNTTNLGSAGMVGQNFGTISNSYVNVAISSGKGEAAGFVLRNSGTINNCYALGQVQSANAVASGFIGKTSSGSNVQSCYTLANIYGTQSYGFVPTGSTGITTASCYWAKDKTINNAITNSGGTSKSLTQLKTVFTSGAWTTSNTSATWSNTMSGAYPYPRLSALDHCGDWPVGISGKVGAIKLYRSGGNYYANGIMVSLEDMSQGNLYAQGSAMYNYFGYPYYSNRYAYGIVFDSDFAQDLSNWEAKYTYSYNYFGWRWGEDTINLSTVSEGNLRNSNANGLTLNVFWVTNGYYLDEVILRNKTDGTVHVFVYNNNTFTYQP, encoded by the coding sequence ATGAATATGAAGTTGGTAGATTTTAGTGTTTCGGGGAGCGCCTATGTTGGTGCATTGGCAGGGCAAATGCAAGGAGGAAGCATAACCAATTGCGGGGTTTATCTTACAACAAGGGATGAATATAACCGTCCTCTTACAGATATGGGAGACCGTGTTGCACGCTATCGCGTTAGTGGAACGGATTATGTTGGTGGATTGGTAGGACGAATCAGTGGTGCTACAATCACAAAAGCTTCATTTGCAGCAATGAATGTTGCGGGGAATGCGTATGTAGGGGGATTTTGTGGCGAATACAGCAATGGACAGATATTCAATTCTTATGCCTCGGGCAAGGTGAATGCAACTGGAAGCTATGCCGGCGGGTTTGCGGGAAGAACTGCAAATACATCTATGAATAGTTGCTATTCCACCTCGGACGTAACGGCTCAGTGGTATGCTGGTGGCTTGGTGGGAAGTGCAGCCAATGGAACGATTTCCGATTGTAGTGCCTATGGTTTGGTACAAAGAGGGGATAGCCTTATAGATAAAGCTACCTCGGGTGGATTTGCCGGAACCTCTACTGCAACCTTTCGCAATTGCAAATTTTTAAGACAGGCAAATTATAATTATGATTATACGATTAGTTTTGCGGATGTTCTGCCAAAAGGATTTCCAGATTTAAAGGTTTCAGGGAATCTTGATAGTAATTGCTACCCATATAGTGATGCTTTGGTAGGAAACCCCATCCCTTTTGTAATGGTGCATAGGGAGGATGGAACAATTCTACCTCATTATGGAGATTGGCCCGCAGAGTTAAAATTACAGACATCTTTGGTTTATTATGAAAGATATGCAAATGCCGATGCAGAGGGAAGCTATTATGGCTATTATGCAGAAACAAGCTTGATGGCAGAAGGGGATAGTTTTGATACAGGGGGTATCAATAGCTGGAAACTAAATACCTTGCGGCAAGAACCTTGTGTGGAGGATGGCTATGCCATCATGACAATCTATTCTTTGACGAAGTTCAATTATTGTTTGAATTTAAAGGATAATGCAACTGCCGATGAAAAGACTGCGGCGACAAAAGTGGTAAATATTACGGATACCCAGAGTGCCGGTACAGCAAAAAGAATTACCGATAAAGTTTCTTTGCAATTTTCAAATACAGCAGATGGGGCGAGGTATACCATTTCAAATGCCAAGGTTTTCCGCCTTCCTTTTGCATTGCAAATGACTGACCGAAATACAGCGGCAAGGTTTTATGACCGCTTGACGATAACAGGCTATATTGATGAAAAAGCAGTGTTCGAGAATTATACATTTTTCTACTGCCCTGACTTTGCAAAAAATGCAATTAATCCCGATATCAGCACAACTGCGGCTGCGGTTCCCAAAAACCCAACAGGGGAGAGTCGACCTATTTCCGTTAGAAGTCCAAGACATATTAATGCTTTGGCTCGTGCTGCCTATTATTGGAATACGACAAAATGGACTGATAGTAGAGATACACGGTATTATTATAGACAGGAAAATGATATTGATTTTGGGACTTATACGAAGACATACTGCGGTATAAGCTATAACCTGATGGATACCGCAAGTGGGAATGCATATCGAAACAGACCTATAGGGCGTCCCAATTCTCAGGCGTTTACAGATCCTACGGGAGCCACCTATACACCAAGTAACTTTAGAAATGTTTATGATGGTCAAGGATATGAAATTATTGATTATCGCTGTGTTACGACGAATGAGGATAGATATCAATTTACAGGCCTTTTTGGTGAGGTACAGGGTGCTTCTCTGAAAAATATCGTTATGGTTGCTTCCGATCCTGAAAACAAATCCGGTTATGTTATCTCTGAATATAATGACGGTTCACATCATCCCGGTGTTGGAGCTTTGGCGGGCTTGGTGTATGTTGGTAAAAAAGACAGCGATGATAATGAGCAATATCGAAATGATGATACATATTCTTATGCATCTGTTAAGAATTGCTCTGTAACTGGATATACAGTAAGTTATGCTCCGAAAAGTAATGCTAAGCTGCCCTGTGCTGTGGGTGGTTTGGTAGGTTATAACTTTGGTAGAATTGAAAATAGCAGTGCGGTAAGTAAGCTGGTTACTGCGGACCGAAGCTCTAATGTTGCCCGTTTTATTGGCGGTTTGGTGGGCTCAATCAATGGTAGAGGGACTATTACAAACTGCTATAGCGGTGGTATCGTATCAGCCTCGGACAGTTCCTCATCCAACACCTATTTGGCAGGAATTTGTGCCGGCTTTGATAATATTTATGGTATTTATGATAATCAAGCCACCAGTAGAAATATGGTCATTACAAATGTATATAGTTATTGTACATGGGATAATGACAAATACCCTATTAGAGGTGTTCCTTATGCTGTAATCAATAAACAGGATAAGCTGAAACTTTATAATGGTTACTACTTAACAAATACCGTGGGTACGGGGGTAACTTTAAATGGCACAGTAGCCGGTGGGGATTTTTCAGTCTACAAATTAAATTATTCCCAGTTATGTGCACTATCCATTCCAGCAAGCAAAGATAGTGCAACTGGTGTCGATGCAAGGGGCTCGGGTCGTGCTACCTCGGGGAATACTTATCCGTGGTCTTCATCATTAGATTCCGTGGCTTATTCTTACCCTGCACTGGTGATCAATCCAAGAGAAAAAACCACTACCTATGTTCATTATGGAGATTGGTATTACGAGTCAACAAAGAAGGATTCAGGTTATTTAACTTATTATGAGCTGTATTCCGATGGTACCTTTGCAACCAGCTATATCAATGAAAAGAATGCACTTGCTTATGTGGGAAGCTTTGACACAACCAACAGCAAAACCATCGAAAGTGCTGGGTATGGTATCCTTCGACTGCTTGAGGATGCAGGAACCTTTAAAGCAAATGGTCAGACTCTTCAGCTAGGGTCTATTCTAAAGAACAATATTGCAGTAGGTAGAGGAATCTATAATTTATTTAGCCTTAATGATGAAAGCTTGGGGTTATTGAACCCTGAGAACAATTTGATAAGCAAGGAATTGCAATTTGGCTATGATGAAACAGAGGATTCTATGAGAACCCCTAGAACACGAACAATTCATGTAAACGGAGCCTTTGCCGATACGCTTTCTACCTCGGCATTACAGGCTTCACCTGAGGCACCTCTTAAGGTGCGTACAGCCCAACAGCTTCAAAACATGACTTCAGCAAGCAGTGGATGGAATATTAAGCTGGATCATGATGTTGTTGCAGGCGTAAATACGGGAGGTATTCACAATGCAGGGTACACATTTGATGGTGGGTACATTTCGGGTGGCAATGCTAGAGTTTTCAATGGATATAAAACCGGAAGTAATGGTAACCGTATTTTCGGTTTGACAAAGCCTTTGTTCGATATCATTGCTATAAATGGCGATGTGAAGAATTTGGCTCTAGTTGGAATAAACATGAGCAGTTCTACAGATGGATTAGCGGCCGTAGCTAAAACGAACAATGGAGATATTCAAAATTGTCTTGCTACAGGTACAATTACAACAAATACTACTAACTTGGGTAGTGCGGGTATGGTAGGTCAAAACTTCGGTACTATTTCAAATTCTTATGTGAATGTAGCGATTTCCAGTGGGAAAGGTGAAGCGGCGGGCTTTGTACTTAGAAACAGTGGAACCATAAATAATTGCTATGCATTAGGCCAAGTGCAGTCTGCCAATGCAGTTGCTTCCGGTTTTATTGGCAAAACTTCTTCTGGGTCTAATGTTCAGAGTTGCTATACCCTTGCCAACATATACGGAACCCAGAGCTATGGATTTGTTCCAACAGGTTCTACGGGCATTACCACAGCATCGTGTTATTGGGCAAAGGATAAAACCATAAACAATGCAATTACCAACTCTGGTGGAACAAGTAAATCCCTCACGCAGTTGAAAACGGTATTTACCTCCGGAGCTTGGACAACAAGCAACACAAGTGCAACATGGAGCAATACCATGAGTGGGGCTTACCCTTATCCCAGACTTTCTGCATTGGATCACTGTGGGGATTGGCCTGTAGGAATAAGCGGGAAGGTTGGAGCGATTAAGTTGTATCGCAGTGGCGGAAATTATTATGCAAATGGTATAATGGTGAGTCTTGAAGATATGTCACAAGGAAACCTTTACGCCCAAGGCTCTGCAATGTACAATTATTTTGGCTATCCATATTACAGTAATAGATATGCATATGGCATTGTTTTTGATAGTGATTTTGCACAGGATTTATCTAATTGGGAAGCGAAATATACCTATAGCTATAACTATTTTGGCTGGCGATGGGGTGAAGATACGATTAATCTTTCCACAGTCTCGGAAGGGAACCTAAGGAATAGCAACGCAAATGGACTTACATTAAATGTGTTCTGGGTAACCAATGGGTATTATTTGGATGAAGTGATATTAAGAAATAAAACGGATGGTACAGTGCATGTATTTGTATATAACAATAACACATTTACCTACCAACCCTAA
- a CDS encoding GspE/PulE family protein, which produces MKFKRLGDMLTSTGVISDEQLEIALKKQKKTKNRLGKELIEEGIISEEQLIETLKLQLGLDSIDLSVISIPSSLSELVPKKLANSYGLVPVKLEGDSLYVAMSDPLNFMALEDVKAVSKKRIIPMIATEESIQRNIASLYGNEGAARAIAEMKREIDDAPVVAILGDSFMSNIIDNDEQSAPTIRLVNSLIERGVMEHASDIHIEPSEKEVRVRMRIDGLLRHVMTVPKDLQASVISRLKIMGGMDITERRIPQDGRSNAKVKKADIDLRMSTLPTIYGEKFVIRLLDKNTQLLDKAKIGLTGEDLEKYMKLIDQKGGGVVLIAGPTGSGKSSTLYTMIRELNTVESNLITLEDPVEYNISGINQVQINEKTGMTFSGGLRAILRQDPDIIAVGEIRDGETAEIAMRAAITGHLVLSTIHTNSAIATLDRLLDIGVEPYLISSALNGVVSQRLVRRICPNCRKEYAPSSEELASIGLSQEINHKFYHGDGCPLCFNTGYRGRVAVFEILVMDRKVKNAMASGAKREELADIIQSDKKFVSLADNCRRLVLEGVTTVDEAKRITNSEDYAYES; this is translated from the coding sequence ATGAAGTTTAAAAGATTGGGCGATATGCTGACTTCAACAGGAGTCATTTCCGATGAACAGCTTGAAATTGCTTTAAAAAAACAAAAAAAGACCAAGAACCGCTTGGGAAAAGAATTGATTGAAGAAGGAATTATTTCCGAGGAACAGTTGATTGAAACGTTAAAGCTTCAATTAGGCCTTGATTCCATTGACTTATCGGTGATATCAATACCTAGCTCCCTTTCAGAGTTGGTGCCCAAAAAACTGGCCAACAGTTACGGTCTTGTGCCGGTGAAGCTGGAGGGAGATTCCTTATATGTGGCAATGAGCGACCCATTAAACTTCATGGCATTGGAGGATGTAAAAGCGGTTAGCAAAAAGCGTATTATTCCTATGATTGCAACGGAGGAGTCAATACAAAGAAACATTGCCTCTTTATACGGGAATGAAGGCGCCGCTAGGGCAATTGCTGAGATGAAGCGGGAAATAGATGATGCTCCTGTGGTTGCCATTCTAGGGGATTCCTTTATGTCCAATATCATTGATAATGATGAGCAATCCGCACCAACCATTCGTTTGGTGAATTCATTGATTGAACGAGGGGTGATGGAGCATGCCAGTGACATTCATATAGAGCCCAGTGAAAAAGAGGTTCGAGTAAGAATGCGAATTGATGGCTTGCTACGGCATGTTATGACAGTGCCCAAGGATTTGCAGGCTTCTGTGATTTCTCGTCTGAAAATTATGGGGGGCATGGATATTACGGAGCGCAGAATTCCTCAGGACGGTCGTTCGAATGCTAAGGTAAAAAAAGCGGACATCGATTTGCGTATGTCTACCTTGCCTACCATTTATGGTGAAAAGTTTGTTATCCGTTTACTGGATAAAAATACGCAACTTTTGGATAAAGCAAAAATTGGTCTAACAGGGGAAGATTTGGAAAAGTATATGAAACTGATTGACCAAAAGGGCGGCGGCGTAGTTTTGATTGCCGGGCCAACGGGTTCAGGAAAATCTTCAACCCTATATACAATGATTCGAGAATTAAATACGGTTGAAAGTAATCTGATTACCCTTGAGGACCCTGTTGAGTATAATATATCCGGTATCAATCAGGTTCAAATCAATGAAAAAACAGGGATGACCTTTAGCGGCGGTTTAAGGGCAATTCTTCGACAGGATCCGGATATTATTGCTGTCGGTGAAATTCGTGACGGTGAAACGGCTGAGATTGCCATGAGAGCCGCTATTACAGGTCACTTGGTGCTCTCAACCATACATACCAACAGCGCAATTGCCACGCTGGATCGTCTTTTAGATATTGGTGTTGAGCCTTATCTGATTTCAAGTGCTCTAAACGGTGTTGTTTCCCAGCGTCTTGTACGCAGAATCTGCCCTAATTGTCGAAAGGAATATGCGCCTTCTTCGGAAGAATTGGCAAGCATTGGTCTATCTCAAGAGATCAATCATAAGTTTTATCATGGAGATGGTTGTCCGTTGTGCTTTAATACGGGATATCGAGGAAGAGTTGCAGTGTTTGAGATTTTGGTTATGGATAGAAAAGTGAAAAATGCCATGGCATCTGGTGCAAAAAGAGAAGAATTAGCGGATATAATACAAAGTGATAAGAAGTTTGTATCCCTAGCAGACAATTGCAGGAGATTGGTTTTGGAAGGTGTAACCACCGTTGATGAAGCAAAAAGAATAACGAATTCAGAGGATTATGCTTATGAGAGTTGA
- a CDS encoding type IV pilus modification PilV family protein, with amino-acid sequence MKLIHSKKGETLLETLVAILILTVSAMLLAEVTASSTRINLNAEKVDKKYRNDLEKVEKRETPTIGVVTIQSGGTSYTYDVNYYGDRSGFTSYVAVTKEGGA; translated from the coding sequence TTGAAATTGATACATAGTAAAAAAGGGGAAACATTATTAGAAACCTTGGTGGCGATTTTAATTCTCACAGTTTCTGCCATGCTGTTGGCAGAGGTGACCGCATCCTCAACAAGAATAAATTTGAATGCTGAAAAAGTAGATAAAAAATATCGTAATGATTTGGAAAAGGTGGAAAAAAGAGAGACTCCTACTATCGGAGTAGTGACAATACAAAGCGGTGGTACTTCCTATACCTATGATGTGAATTATTATGGAGATAGATCGGGATTCACCTCCTATGTAGCTGTAACAAAGGAGGGTGGAGCTTAA
- a CDS encoding MarR family winged helix-turn-helix transcriptional regulator, whose translation MELTQCINYLLTTAQHSVFQHLSSKLSEYDITPSQYGVLSCLWQKEFATPKQISEILCLETSTISGVLDRMQKKGLIDRVINKEDRREVRVVPTEKGKALEAPIGKIIDDVNDEVLKCFSAEEIGVLKNYLRIIADGNHFAG comes from the coding sequence ATGGAATTAACACAGTGTATCAACTATTTATTGACTACAGCACAGCATTCTGTTTTTCAGCATCTGAGCTCAAAGCTGTCTGAGTATGACATTACACCATCCCAATATGGTGTTTTAAGCTGCTTATGGCAAAAGGAGTTTGCTACACCAAAGCAAATTTCAGAGATTCTCTGCTTGGAAACATCTACTATTTCAGGCGTGCTAGATCGCATGCAGAAAAAAGGTCTGATTGATCGGGTAATCAACAAGGAAGATAGACGTGAAGTTAGAGTGGTTCCGACGGAAAAAGGGAAAGCTTTAGAGGCACCTATTGGAAAAATCATTGATGACGTGAATGATGAGGTATTGAAATGCTTTTCTGCAGAAGAGATTGGGGTATTGAAGAATTATCTGCGCATTATTGCGGATGGGAATCATTTTGCAGGATAA
- a CDS encoding type II secretion system protein gives MKGIKKCLNKGGFSLFESMVALLIISILTIGITTAVNAAASIYKKSLFVSEGEVLAATIDTALSDVLRFSSSVSEEDGKIQITNENYSVVKGHFVLKKGWLYLNLTDEKADGADDAPLVALINGGTYTSMKIDSFTLNYKDGVFSGSYVIQSKDDSNLRKKYTFIFRTLSIA, from the coding sequence ATGAAAGGAATCAAGAAATGCTTAAATAAAGGGGGATTCTCCCTTTTTGAATCTATGGTAGCCTTATTGATTATTTCAATCCTAACCATTGGAATTACGACTGCGGTAAATGCGGCAGCAAGTATTTATAAAAAATCCCTGTTTGTTTCTGAGGGGGAGGTGCTGGCAGCTACCATTGATACTGCTCTATCTGATGTTCTGCGGTTTTCTTCCTCTGTTAGTGAGGAGGATGGTAAGATTCAAATTACCAATGAAAACTATAGTGTTGTAAAGGGGCATTTTGTACTGAAAAAAGGCTGGCTTTATTTAAATCTGACAGACGAAAAGGCGGACGGTGCAGATGATGCACCACTGGTGGCATTGATAAACGGTGGAACTTATACGTCTATGAAGATTGATTCCTTTACCTTGAATTATAAAGATGGCGTTTTTTCCGGAAGCTATGTCATTCAAAGTAAAGACGATAGCAATTTGAGAAAAAAATATACTTTTATTTTTCGTACATTAAGCATAGCATAG
- a CDS encoding O-methyltransferase, translating to MNYVTDDTMNTFLRTIQPMYDGVLGEIQRDANEGNVPIIPLETARLMSVLLSMKQPKHVLEIGTAVGFSAGLISKYLQPGGTVTTIDRFEVMLKDARPNIKRMGLEETITILEGDAADILPTLEGPYDVIFLDAAKGQYHSFLPHCLRLLPIGGLLIVDDVLQGGTIAQTRFSVPRRQRTIHKRLRTFLWEITHNEALETSIIPIGDGMALCYKTKETEGEMKHVEIE from the coding sequence ATGAATTATGTAACAGATGATACGATGAATACCTTTTTGCGCACCATACAACCCATGTATGACGGCGTTTTAGGGGAGATACAAAGGGACGCAAATGAAGGGAATGTTCCGATTATACCTTTGGAAACAGCCAGACTGATGAGTGTTTTGCTCTCTATGAAACAACCGAAGCATGTTTTGGAAATTGGAACAGCTGTGGGTTTTTCTGCGGGGCTCATCAGTAAATATTTACAACCAGGTGGAACAGTAACCACAATTGATCGTTTTGAAGTTATGCTAAAGGATGCACGCCCCAATATCAAACGAATGGGGTTGGAAGAAACCATCACGATTTTGGAAGGGGATGCTGCAGACATCCTGCCAACCTTAGAGGGCCCCTATGATGTGATTTTTTTAGATGCTGCAAAAGGGCAATATCATAGTTTTTTGCCTCACTGTTTGCGGTTGCTGCCCATTGGAGGGCTTTTGATTGTGGATGACGTTTTACAGGGAGGGACAATTGCTCAAACCCGTTTCAGTGTGCCAAGGAGACAGCGCACCATCCATAAACGTTTAAGAACGTTTTTATGGGAAATTACCCATAACGAGGCATTGGAAACCTCTATCATCCCCATTGGGGATGGTATGGCGCTTTGTTATAAAACAAAGGAAACAGAAGGAGAAATGAAACATGTGGAAATTGAATAA